Proteins encoded within one genomic window of Saccharomyces mikatae IFO 1815 strain IFO1815 genome assembly, chromosome: 15:
- the PKH2 gene encoding serine/threonine protein kinase PKH2 (similar to Saccharomyces cerevisiae PKH1 (YDR490C) and PKH2 (YOL100W); ancestral locus Anc_3.92) gives MYFDKDNSTSPRPLLPTDEQKLNIDLLTKRGKLSHLTTDYGTKTTPQRSSSNRNVGDLLLNKERSAKPMIQKALTNTDNFIEMYRGQQKKIDDGTIKEVMINDENGKTDANSNGHSYSNNYDSNEINDQRTLDNMIGSSNIEKDENKTKSENESLTQKPASAKESLKSKKSVIKKGIKDFKFGSIIGDGAYSTVVLATSIDTKKKYAAKVLNKEYLIRQKKVKYVSIEKTALQKLNNSLSVVRLFSTFQDESSLYFLLEYAPNGDFLSLMKKYGSIDENCACYYAAQIIDAIDYLHSNGIIHRDIKPENILLDEEMRIKLTDFGTAKLLSPTSNSVSKPKYDLSTRSKSFVGTAEYVSPELLNDSFTDYRCDIWAFGCILFQMIAGKPPFKATNEYLTFQKVMKVQYAFTPGFPLVIRDLVKRILVKNLDQRLTINQIKEHYFFKDMNFKDGTIWSKAPPDIKPYKINAKSMQAMPTMCDKKLVKKPISTLAKSHYASPRLASNPSLEGAAHSNLYSNNTHASTESEILLKKRPTDERTAQILEVARKGINNRKNQPCKRPSSGAASAALAASAALTKKGMQSCPTSSSKNSRSSSPATTSKSGNYKCTASTESRPFVKSPSSSASVLSSKVAAPPYTPPMSPPMTPYESYQASPPYSKRDADYFGGVMVEPRPSSKQNATKILESPLMNKYDIKWSYFLKNINEHVLRMEKLDFITVNSDILEKRVLKLNGQLLDPQVFGKPRQTFLSQVARSGGDFTGFRNDPTTAAYSQTENIYYLKNVVDLQLLEDDYRIEGGELSELLIHESGEEHKSNLNDSSKKDDDKSESNGKGSSVFSGKFKKLFHPAVATDTLSSADGKNKYYKRTIVMTSFGRCIVFAKRKQPSPVTNLKYELEYDINLRQQGTKIKELIIPLELGTNHMIIIQTPYKSFLLRTDKRTTSKLFAVLKKILNSNTNKIEKQLLQRNQKVAERRVSSSGRTLPKDLSISQPPSPKPRPHSQSPSISKHNSFSESINSAKSNRSSRIFETFISAKEQNQKKHPTPVPLTSKLVNGLPKRPVAIGLGLNTGNNSKNPSAKSKRS, from the coding sequence ATGTATTTTGATAAGGATAACTCCACAAGTCCTCGGCCGTTACTGCCAACTGATGAACAGAAGCTAAACATTGACCTATTGACAAAAAGGGGGAAGCTGTCACATCTAACCACTGATTATGGTACAAAAACTACTCCACAAAGAAGTAGTTCGAATAGAAATGTCGGTGATTTActtttgaataaagaaagGAGTGCTAAACCAATGATTCAAAAAGCCTTGACCAACACAgataattttattgaaatgTATCGGGgccaacaaaaaaaaatcgatgATGGAACTATCAAAGAAGTAATgattaatgatgaaaacgGGAAAACTGATGCAAATTCCAATGGCCATAGCTATAGTAATAATTATGACAGTAACGAAATTAACGATCAGAGAACTTTAGATAACATGATAGGGAGTTctaatattgaaaaagatgaaaacaaaacgAAAAGTGAGAACGAATCTTTAACCCAGAAACCAGCTTCTGCTAAAGAATCGCTTAAAAGTAAGAAGAGTGTAATAAAAAAGGGAATCAAAGACTTCAAGTTCGGCAGTATAATTGGCGATGGTGCATATTCTACTGTAGTATTAGCCACATCCATCGataccaagaaaaaatatgctGCAAAAGTACTAAACAAAGAATACTTGATAcgccaaaaaaaagtgaaataTGTTAGTATAGAAAAAACAGCTTTACAAAAGCTGAATAATTCACTCAGTGTTGTACGATTGTTTTCTACTTTCCAAGATGAATCAAGTTTATATTTCCTCTTAGAATATGCGCCCAACGGGgactttctttctttgatgaagaaatacGGTTCAATAGACGAAAACTGCGCTTGCTATTACGCTGCGCAAATAATAGACGCAATTGACTATTTGCATTCCAATGGTATCATTCATAGAGATATCAAACCAGAAAATATTCTACTAGATGAAGAAATGCGAATCAAGCTAACTGATTTCGGTACTGCTAAGTTACTGAGTCCCACAAGTAACAGTGTTTCTAAACCAAAATATGATTTATCAACAAGGTCGAAGTCCTTTGTTGGAACCGCAGAATATGTGTCTCCAGAATTGTTGAATGACAGTTTCACTGATTATCGTTGTGATATTTGGGCCTTTGGATGTATACTTTTTCAGATGATCGCTGGAAAACCACCATTCAAAGCTACCAATGAATATTTGACTTTCCAGAAGGTAATGAAAGTTCAGTATGCATTTACACCAGGCTTCCCACTAGTTATTAGAGATTTAGTCAAGAGAATCTTGGTAAAAAATTTAGATCAAAGACTTACGATAAACCAGATCAAGgaacattatttttttaaagataTGAACTTTAAAGATGGTACTATTTGGTCAAAAGCACCTCCTGATATCAAACCCTATAAGATAAATGCTAAATCTATGCAGGCAATGCCAACCATGTGCGATAAAAAATTAGTGAAAAAACCAATCAGCACACTCGCTAAATCGCATTACGCATCTCCAAGATTGGCTTCAAATCCCTCTCTAGAGGGAGCTGCCCATTCAAATTTATATAGTAACAATACCCATGCCTCTACTGAAAGCGAgatattattaaaaaaaaggccCACCGACGAAAGAACAGCACAAATTCTTGAAGTTGCAAGAAAGGGTATAAATAATAGGAAAAACCAGCCATGTAAAAGACCCTCAAGTGGCGCTGCTTCGGCCGCCTTAGCTGCTTCGGCCGCCCTAACCAAAAAAGGCATGCAAAGCTGTCCAACCTCTAGCTCAAAGAATAGCCGATCAAGTTCGCCTGCCACAACATCGAAGTCGGGCAATTATAAGTGCACTGCCTCTACGGAAAGTAGGCCATTTGTTAAATCTCCCTCCTCTTCGGCATCCGTTTTATCGTCAAAAGTTGCAGCGCCTCCATACACCCCCCCAATGTCACCCCCTATGACACCGTATGAATCATATCAAGCAAGTCCACcatattcaaaaagagaTGCAGATTATTTTGGTGGTGTGATGGTAGAACCTAGGCCCTCTAGTAAGCAAAATGCCACTAAAATCTTAGAATCCCCTTTGATGAATAAATACGATATAAAATGGTCctattttttgaaaaatatcaacGAACATGTGCTCAGAATGGAAAAACTAGATTTTATTACCGTAAATTCCGATATTTTAGAGAAAAGAGTACTTAAGCTTAATGGCCAATTGCTAGATCCTCAAGTATTTGGTAAGCCAAGGCAGACTTTTTTATCCCAGGTGGCCAGGAGTGGCGGGGATTTTACAGGTTTTCGAAATGATCCAACTACGGCAGCGTATTCTCAAACAGAAAATATCTATTATCTAAAGAACGTAGTCGATTTGCAACTCTTGGAAGATGACTATCGAATTGAAGGTGGTGAATTATCAGAATTACTTATCCACGAAAGCGGAGAAGAACACAAATCCAATCTAAATGACTCATCGAAAAAGGACGATGATAAATCTGAATCCAATGGTAAAGGAAGTTCTGTTTTTTCTggcaaattcaaaaaactgTTCCATCCTGCCGTAGCAACCGATACACTTTCTTCCGCTGATGGCAAAAACAAGTATTATAAACGAACCATTGTAATGACATCTTTTGGACGTTGTATAGTATTTGCTAAGAGAAAACAACCAAGTCCGGTTACAAATTTAAAGTATGAACTAGAATATGATATTAATTTGCGTCAACAGGGGACCaagataaaagaattgatCATTCCTTTAGAATTGGGAACTAACCATATGATTATAATTCAAACGCCTTATAAGTCATTTCTCTTGAGAACTGACAAAAGAACTACAAGCAAACTGTTCGCtgttctcaaaaaaattctcaatTCTAACACTAATAAAATAGAGAAACAATTATTgcaaagaaatcaaaaagtaGCGGAAAGACGAGTATCATCATCTGGAAGAACATTACCTAAAGACCTATCAATTTCTCAACCTCCTTCTCCGAAACCCAGGCCACATAGCCAATCTCCTTCCATATCAAAGCACAATTCATTTTCTGAGTCAATCAACAGTGCTAAGAGCAACAGATCAAGCAGAATCTTCGAAACTTTCATTAGTGCTAAGgaacaaaatcaaaaaaaacaccCTACTCCGGTACCGTTAACTAGTAAATTAGTTAATGGATTACCCAAGAGACCAGTTGCTATAGGATTGGGTCTAAACACAGGTAATAATTCCAAAAACCCATCTGCAAAATCGAAAAGATCGTAG
- the TPT1 gene encoding tRNA 2'-phosphotransferase (similar to Saccharomyces cerevisiae TPT1 (YOL102C); ancestral locus Anc_3.88): MTNVVQKDKRDIQLSKALSYLLRHAAVKENLTIDPNGYIPVKELLTHNRLKTHKCTVDDIHRIVQENDKQRFHMKTLGAGEEWICATQGHSIRSIQPSGEVLVPITEVSQLPQELIHGTNLQSTIKIIKSGAISSMSRNHVHLSPGMLHAKGVISGMRSSSTVYIFINCHSSLFFKNLKLFRSLNNVYLSSSIPIELIEKVVVKGSLKDEENLSVLRRMLHERNITLEIM, translated from the coding sequence ATGACAAACGTAGTGCAGAAAGACAAAAGAGACATACAGCTTTCCAAAGCTTTGTCATATTTACTTCGACATGCGGCGGTAAAGGAGAATTTGACCATTGATCCAAACGGTTATATACCAGTGAAAGAACTATTGACCCATAATAGATTGAAGACTCATAAATGTACAGTGGATGATATTCATCGCATTGTTCAGGAAAATGACAAACAACGTTTTCACATGAAAACATTAGGAGCGGGCGAAGAATGGATCTGTGCGACCCAGGGACATTCAATAAGATCTATTCAGCCATCGGGTGAGGTTCTTGTACCAATTACTGAAGTCTCGCAGTTACCACAAGAACTGATTCATGGAACTAACCTCCAATCAACCATAAAGATTATTAAGTCAGGAgcaatatcatcaatgaGCAGAAATCATGTCCATTTATCGCCAGGGATGTTACACGCGAAAGGAGTTATCAGTGGAATGCGGTCTTCAAGCACCGTCTACATCTTTATCAACTGTCactcttctttattttttaaaaatcTGAAGCTGTTCAGGTCTCtcaataatgtttattTAAGCAGTAGCATCCCTATTGAATTGATAGAAAAAGTTGTTGTAAAAGGAAGCTTGAAGGACGAAGAGAATTTAAGCGTATTGAGAAGAATGCTACACGAAAGAAATATAACGCTTGAAATAATGTAA
- the SDD3 gene encoding Sdd3p (similar to Saccharomyces cerevisiae YOL098C; ancestral locus Anc_3.93) translates to MGFRKVVSFQPDYVPQYHITKYISERTKLQVVHINHKTSTLVHGYFAVPTECPNDSGAPHTLEHLVFMGSKSYPYKGLLDTAGNLSLSVTNAWTDTDQTVYTLSSAGWKGFSKLLPAYLDHILHPTLTDEACLTEVYHIDPENLSDKGVVFSEMEAIETQGWYISNLEKQRLMFPEGSGYRSETGGLTKNLRTLTSEEIRQFHKSLYSSDNLCVIVCGNVPADELLSIMEEWDNTLPEIPSTAPKKRPFLDNKQSHIPKSMDKVIESTVEFPELDESQSELLFSWIGVPYADFRNDLAVSILIDYFTDTSLAVFTRELVEIDDPMANSTDCWTDCFMRTIIDLRIQGVPTEKIAETKNKVMEILESHKIDLPRVRQVVENTKWEYLLNYEKNGQSRFSSAVITDYIYGSEDGSSLVSSLKDLSDFDSLLQWSQQDWESLLRSIFVDNKPIIVTAKPSAQMYERLEKEKSDLIKQREAELGEKERAALSTRLTNAKNINDRPIPKSLLQKFEIDNPSKSVEFVNTKSIAIVDSYKNNDVNDPMTKEILKMRPDNFPFFIHLNHFPSQFIELHCLVNSTCIKDTSLLPYYNMFDELLSMPMKVFDQENNVETMLSYEEVVAKLKSETIDAQISQGLKGSCPDFIDFRIQCRAGGYSNSVQWIKHCLFDIVFDEKRVRILLENYLNSIVEWKRNGSVMLDSLTNRNLYSERSLKKSTDPLFVEEKLQEILEEIENGNFEKEILPRIETMRRQLRTNFNNFHILVLGDISKIADIYEPWNPLIMCLNIEHPVEKLKIPPVPRALNSISPVCKNPGEKAFIITTPASESAYMNLITSIPFDLDYHDPEYAVVSLASEYLECVEGPFWKGIRGAGLAYGANMSKLCEINSWGFNIYRGADIIKCYEVGKQIVQDYASGALEFDEQLIQGAISSIINRMATIECGYFETALSRYIDEFCLKRGNDYNELYLKRLQNVTKQDLEIVMQKYFVNLFDPNKSVAFVSCHPGKLESIQEFFETQGFTVEIEELEDDEEEEIDSEDDGNA, encoded by the coding sequence ATGGGGTTCAGAAAGGTAGTATCGTTTCAACCGGATTATGTTCCACAATACCATATAACAAAGTACATCTCGGAACGGACCAAATTGCAAGTGGTGCATATAAACCACAAGACTTCTACATTGGTTCATGGTTATTTTGCTGTTCCTACGGAATGCCCCAACGATTCAGGTGCTCCACATACTTTGGAGCATTTGGTCTTCATGGGCTCTAAATCTTATCCGTATAAAGGCTTATTAGATACGGCTGGTAATCTATCTTTGTCTGTTACCAACGCTTGGACTGATACTGATCAAACTGTTTATACATTGAGCAGTGCTGGTTGGAAGGGATTTTCTAAGCTATTGCCAGCTTACCTAGATCATATTCTACATCCAACTTTAACGGATGAGGCTTGTTTAACTGAGGTCTATCACATCGACCCGGAAAATTTGAGCGATAAAGGTGTGGTATTTAGTGAAATGGAAGCAATTGAAACACAAGGTTGGTATATTTCGAATTTAGAAAAACAACGATTAATGTTTCCTGAGGGGAGTGGTTACCGGTCAGAAACGGGTGGCTTAACTAAGAATTTAAGAACCTTGACCAGCGAAGAAATCAGGCAATTTCATAAGTCCTTGTATTCTTCAGATAATCTTTGTGTAATTGTTTGTGGAAATGTCCCAGCAGATGAATTACTAAGCATCATGGAAGAATGGGATAATACATTGCCGGAGATTCCATCAACAGCGCCAAAGAAAAGGCCATTTCTAGATAACAAGCAGTCACATATACCAAAATCGATGGATAAAGTCATCGAATCTACTGTAGAATTTCCTGAGCTCGATGAAAGTCAAAGCGAATTGCTTTTTTCCTGGATTGGTGTACCCTATGCAGATTTCCGTAATGACTTGGCAGTTTCTATATTAATAGATTACTTCACCGACACTTCATTGGCGGTTTTTACCAGAGAATTGGTTGAGATTGACGACCCCATGGCTAATTCCACTGATTGTTGGACGGATTGTTTCATGAGAACCATAATCGATTTACGTATTCAGGGTGTCCCTACGGAAAAAATCGCAGAAACGAAGAATAAGGTAatggaaattttggaaagcCATAAAATTGATTTACCAAGAGTAAGGCAAGTAGTTGAAAACACTAAATGGGAGTATTTACTcaattatgaaaaaaatggtcaGAGTCGTTTCTCGAGTGCGGTGATCACCGATTACATTTATGGTTCTGAGGATGGTTCTTCACTGGTATCCTCTCTCAAGGATTTAAGTGATTTTGATTCTTTATTGCAATGGTCCCAACAGGACTGGGAATCTTTGTTAAGGAGCATCTTTGTGGACAATAAACCCATTATTGTCACGGCCAAACCAAGCGCTCAAATGTACGAGCGATTGGAGAAGGAGAAGTCGGATTTGATTAAGCAGAGAGAAGCCGAACTtggtgaaaaagaaagagcaGCTTTATCAACTAGACTGACCAATGCAAAAAACATCAATGATAGGCCAATTCCGAAATCTTTGttgcaaaaatttgaaattgataaCCCTTCCAAGAGTGTTGAATTTGTCAATACAAAGAGCATCGCAATTGTTGATTCGTACAAGAACAATGATGTTAATGATCCGATGAccaaagaaattttaaaaatgAGACCAGATAATTTTCCCTTTTTCATTCACCTAAACCATTTTCCCTCCCAATTTATAGAACTTCATTGTTTAGTCAATTCCACCTGTATCAAGGATACCTCGCTTTTACCGTACTATAATATGTTTGATGAGCTATTGTCCATGCCAATGAAAGTCTTTGATCAAGAGAATAATGTAGAAACTATGCTCTCGTATGAGGAAGTTGTCGCGAAGTTGAAATCGGAGACTATCGACGCACAAATAAGCCAGGGTTTGAAAGGATCTTGTCCTGATTTTATTGATTTTAGAATTCAATGTAGGGCTGGAGGTTACTCCAACTCTGTCCAATGGATCAAGCATTGTTTATttgatattgtttttgatgaaaagcGTGTCCGTATTCTCTTGGAAAACTACTTGAATTCTATCGTagaatggaaaagaaatggcAGTGTTATGTTGGATTCTCTGACTAACAGAAACCTATACTCGGAAAGGTCGCTGAAAAAATCTACAGATCCGTTGTTTGTTGAAGAGAAATTAcaagaaattttggaagaaattgagAACGGCAATTTTGAGAAGGAAATTTTACCAAGAATAGAAACGATGAGAAGGCAATTGAGGACGAATTTCAACAACTTTCATATTTTGGTTCTTGGcgatatttcaaaaatcgCAGATATTTATGAACCATGGAATCCTCTGATCATGTGCTTAAACATTGAGCATCCTGTTGAAAAGTTGAAGATTCCACCGGTTCCCAGAGCCTTAAATTCTATTTCGCCGGTTTGCAAAAATCCCGGCGAAAAGGCCTTCATAATAACTACTCCTGCTTCGGAATCTGCTTACATGAATTTAATAACCTCTATCCCATTTGACCTGGACTACCATGATCCCGAATACGCAGTTGTTTCGTTAGCTTCTGAATATCTCGAATGCGTTGAAGGTCCGTTTTGGAAGGGAATTCGTGGCGCTGGATTAGCTTATGGCGCTAACATGTCAAAATTATGTGAGATAAATTCTTGGGGATTCAACATTTATCGCGGTGCTGACATTATCAAATGTTATGAAGTTGGTAAACAGATTGTTCAAGATTATGCATCTGGTGCCTTGGAATTTGATGAGCAGTTAATTCAGGGTGCCATTAGTAGTATTATCAACAGGATGGCTACTATTGAATGTGGATATTTTGAAACAGCTTTGTCCAGATATATCGACGAGTTCTGCTTGAAAAGAGGAAACGATTATAATGAGTTGTATTTGAAAAGGCTACAAAACGTTACTAAACAAGATTTGGAGATTGTTATGCAGAAATACTTTGTTAACTTGTTTGATCCCAACAAGAGTGTTGCATTTGTAAGTTGCCATCCCGGTAAATTGGAATCAATTCaagaattctttgaaactCAAGGTTTCACTGTGGAAATAGAAGAACTCGAAGAcgatgaggaagaagaaattgatagCGAGGATGATGGAAATGCGTGA
- the IZH4 gene encoding Izh4p (similar to Saccharomyces cerevisiae IZH1 (YDR492W) and IZH4 (YOL101C); ancestral locus Anc_3.90), protein MASLTTVEQSPAKCNTTPEKCNNSTAEINSTVGAKTKETKKGFPFHDLAKWQEQYKNKSSRNESVVALIYLLGSMLSFCLLIFFTDFYLIPLFPTTTTMTDYIVFNFYLLNVFVFCMVHFIYHFIKNISLQQHLEHWQKFSYLSNINLLISSQITILYYLFYDYVFFFKIFTLLMNFIGLVAYFFILTDKLISSKRFNKTVFFISVSVICCSLPLLTAIITFDGLENLKERIKVNAITWELVALVAASIIYVTRFPELFLRGKKKEEGWNHSEYLFHLIISGAAFYHFFILIQSYILMHSSLNQPELINFKS, encoded by the coding sequence ATGGCTTCATTGACTACAGTAGAACAGAGTCCAGCCAAATGCAATACAACCCCCGAAAAGTGTAACAATAGCACTGCAGAAATTAATTCAACAGTAGGTGcaaagacaaaagaaacaaagaaaggTTTCCCGTTCCATGATTTGGCCAAATGGCAAGAACAGTACAAGAATAAATCCAGCAGAAACGAGTCAGTAGTAGCACTGATATACTTACTAGGCTCGATGCTGTCCTTTTGTCTCCTAATATTTTTCACGGACTTTTACTTGATACCTTTGTTCCCAACCACTACAACAATGACGGATTATATCGTATTCAATTTCTATCTATTGAAtgtttttgtattttgtaTGGTGCATTTCATTTAtcattttatcaaaaacatTTCTTTACAGCAGCATCTCGAACACTGGCAAAAGTTTTCGTATTTATCGAACATTAACCTATTGATATCATCTCAAATCACAATTCTTTATTATCTATTCTACGATTAcgtgtttttcttcaaaatttttactCTCTTGATGAACTTCATAGGGTTGGTGGCATACTTTTTCATATTAACTGACAAACTTATTTCCTCGAAAAGATTTAATAAAAcggttttctttatttcaGTGTCAGTGATATGTTGTTCCTTACCGCTATTAACCGCAATCATCACATTCGATGGattggaaaatttgaaagagagAATAAAGGTTAACGCAATCACTTGGGAGCTAGTAGCGTTGGTGGCGGCATCCATAATTTACGTTACTAGATTCCCAGAATTGTTTCtcagaggaaaaaaaaaggaagaaggGTGGAACCATTCAGAGTACCTTTTCCACCTCATTATTTCTGGAGCCGCTTTctaccatttttttattttgattcaATCCTATATTCTGATGCATTCGAGTTTGAATCAGCCCGAGTTAATTAATTTCAAGTCTTAG
- the ITR2 gene encoding myo-inositol transporter ITR2 (similar to Saccharomyces cerevisiae ITR1 (YDR497C) and ITR2 (YOL103W); ancestral locus Anc_3.84), with the protein MKNSIAASSRWAKGRFSHLFPSSANNSDMGVTTTGQPSTLGEELHHRKHHEEENDGKRPKKSHVSTSTMQIQTRQDEDEDEDNDRIVIKPVNDEDDTSVIITFNQSISPFIITLTFVASISGFMFGYDTGYISSALISIDKDLDNKVLTYGEKEIITAATSLGALITSVGAGTAADVFGRRPCLMFSNLMFLIGAILQITAHRFWQMAAGRLIMGFGVGIGSLISPLFISEIAPKMIRGRLTVINSLWLTGGQLIAYGCGAGLNHVNNGWRILVGLSLIPTVLQFSFFCFLPDTPRYYVMKGDLKRAKMVLKRSYVNTEDEIINQKVDELASLNHSIPGKNPIIKFWNMVKELHTVPSNFRALIIGCGLQAIQQFTGWNSLMYFSGTIFETVGFKNSSAVSIIVSGTNFVFTLIAFFCIDKIGRRYILLIGLPGMTIALVVCAIAFHFLGIKFDGASAVVSSTGFSSWGIVIIIFIIVYAAFYALGIGTVPWQQSELFPQNVRGVGTSYATATNWAGSLVIASTFLTMLQNITPTGTFSFFAAVACLSTIFCYFCYPELSGLELEEVQTILKDGFNIKASKALAKKRKQQVAEGAAHHKLKFEPTQEIVES; encoded by the coding sequence ATGAAGAATTCGATAGCTGCTAGTTCTCGATGGGCCAAGGGTCGTTTTTCTCATTTGTTTCCCTCTTCGGCTAATAACAGCGATATGGGGGTTACCACAACTGGTCAACCTTCCACGCTGGGAGAAGAGCTGCATCATAGGAAGCAccatgaagaagaaaatgatggTAAAAGACCCAAAAAATCACATGTATCTACCTCTACAATGCAAATACAAACTAGacaagatgaagatgaagatgaagataacGATCGAATTGTTATCAAACCGgttaatgatgaagacgatACGTCAGTTATTATAACGTTTAATCAATCGATCTCCCCTTTTATCATCACTTTGACATTCGTTGCGTCCATTTCCGGTTTTATGTTTGGTTATGATACTGGTTACATATCGAGTGCGTTGATTTCCATCGATAAAGATTTGGACAACAAAGTGTTAACTTATGgtgagaaagaaataattacGGCCGCCACGTCGTTGGGCGCTTTGATTACAAGTGTGGGAGCTGGCACTGCTGCTGATGTGTTTGGCAGAAGACCTTGTTTAATGTTTTCTAATCTAATGTTTTTAATCGGGGCAATTTTACAAATTACCGCCCATAGGTTTTGGCAAATGGCTGCAGGCAGATTAATTATGGGTTTTGGGGTTGGTATCGGTTCTTTGATTTCCCCTCTTTTCATTAGTGAAATTGCACCTAAGATGATCAGAGGTAGGTTGACCGTTATAAATTCTCTGTGGCTGACCGGTGGCCAATTAATTGCTTACGGTTGTGGTGCAGGTTTGAACCACGTCAACAATGGCTGGAGAATCCTAGTTGGTTTATCCCTAATACCTACTGTTTTgcaattctcttttttttgttttttaccAGATACGCCGAGATACTATGTTATGAAAGGTGATCTAAAGAGAGCCAAAATGGTTCTTAAACGAAGTTATGTCAACACTGAAGACGAAATAATCAATCAAAAAGTTGATGAACTGGCTAGTCTAAACCATTCGATACCAGGAAAAAAtccaataataaaattctGGAATATGGTTAAGGAATTGCACACTGTACCTTCAAATTTTAGAGCCTTGATTATTGGTTGCGGTTTACAAGCTATTCAACAGTTTACAGGTTGGAATTCCTTGATGTATTTCTCAGGTACGATATTTGAAACTGTaggattcaaaaattcgTCCGCTGTCTCCATTATTGTTTCGGGCACCAACTTCGTCTTCACTTTAATAGCATTTTTCTGTATTGATAAAATCGGTCGTAGGTATATTCTACTTATTGGGTTACCTGGTATGACAATAGCTTTGGTAGTGTGTGCGATAGCCTTTCATTTCTTAGGTATCAAGTTCGATGGTGCTAGTGCAGTTGTCTCATCTACTGggttttcttcttgggGGATtgtcattatcatttttatcattgtGTATGCCGCATTTTATGCACTGGGTATTGGTACTGTTCCATGGCAACAATCAGAATTGTTTCCACAGAACGTTAGAGGCGTAGGGACTTCCTATGCCACTGCCACTAATTGGGCAGGTTCTTTGGTTATTGCATCTACGTTTTTGACCATGCTACAGAATATCACCCCAACGGGTacattttcattctttgcCGCTGTGGCATGCCTATCAACtattttttgttacttTTGTTATCCTGAGCTATCAGGATTGGAACTAGAAGAAGTTCAAACAATCTTAAAGGACGGCTTCAACATCAAAGCTTCCAAAGCTCTGGCCAAAAAGAGGAAGCAACAAGTGGCTGAAGGTGCTGCCCATCACAAACTAAAATTTGAACCGACCCAGGAAATCGTGGAAAGTTGA